From Acidovorax sp. FHTAMBA, one genomic window encodes:
- a CDS encoding acetyl-CoA hydrolase/transferase family protein — MSFADRVLYPDFLSRTMSADEAAALIPAGAHVGMSGFTGAGYPKAVPGALARRIESLNAQGKGFKIGLWTGASTAPELDGALAQVDGIEMRLPYQSDPTVRRQINAGHMQYVDIHLSHVAQFVWFGFLGKLDVAVVEVAGVLPDGRLIPSSSVGNNKTWLDQADKVILEVNAWHNPGLEGMHDIYYGTDVPPHRKPIPMTEPNQRIGEPYLHCDPSKVMAVVMTNQPDRNSVYAAPDDTSNRIAGHIIEFLQHEVKKGRLPKDLLPLQSGVGNIANAVLAGLNNGPFENLTAYTEVLQDGMLDMLRSGTLASASATALSLSPAAMQDFNERIDFYKERIVLRPQEISNHPELIRRMGLIAMNGMIEADIYGNVNSTHIMGSAIMNGIGGSGDFARNAYLSIFMTPSLAKNGAISCIVPMASHVDHTEHDVQILVTEQGLADLRGHSPSQRAEIIIERCAHPDFRPALHDYVARAKRGAVGQHTPHLLNEALSWHQRYVETGSMRL; from the coding sequence ATGTCTTTCGCCGATCGGGTGCTGTACCCAGACTTTCTTTCCCGCACCATGTCCGCCGACGAGGCCGCGGCGCTGATCCCTGCCGGAGCCCATGTCGGCATGAGCGGCTTCACCGGCGCGGGCTACCCCAAGGCCGTCCCCGGGGCGCTGGCCCGCCGCATCGAGAGCCTCAACGCCCAGGGCAAGGGCTTCAAGATCGGGCTGTGGACAGGCGCCAGCACCGCGCCCGAGCTGGATGGCGCCTTGGCGCAGGTGGACGGCATCGAAATGCGCCTGCCCTACCAGTCCGACCCCACGGTGCGCCGCCAGATCAATGCGGGGCACATGCAGTATGTGGACATTCACCTGTCGCATGTGGCGCAGTTTGTGTGGTTCGGTTTTCTGGGCAAGCTCGACGTGGCCGTGGTCGAGGTGGCGGGCGTGCTGCCCGACGGGCGGCTGATCCCCTCGTCCTCGGTGGGCAACAACAAGACCTGGCTGGACCAGGCCGACAAGGTGATCCTGGAAGTGAACGCGTGGCACAACCCGGGCCTGGAGGGCATGCACGACATCTATTACGGCACCGACGTGCCCCCCCACCGCAAGCCCATCCCGATGACGGAGCCCAACCAGCGCATTGGCGAGCCCTACCTGCACTGCGACCCGAGCAAGGTGATGGCCGTGGTGATGACCAACCAGCCCGACCGCAACAGTGTGTACGCCGCGCCCGACGACACCTCCAACCGCATCGCGGGCCACATCATCGAGTTCCTGCAGCACGAGGTAAAGAAGGGCCGCCTGCCCAAAGACCTGCTACCGCTGCAGTCGGGCGTGGGCAACATCGCCAATGCGGTGCTGGCAGGGCTGAACAACGGGCCGTTCGAGAATCTCACGGCCTACACCGAGGTGCTGCAGGACGGCATGCTGGACATGCTGCGCTCGGGCACGCTGGCCAGCGCCTCGGCCACCGCCCTGTCGCTGAGCCCCGCGGCGATGCAGGACTTCAACGAGCGCATCGACTTCTACAAAGAGCGCATCGTGCTGCGCCCGCAGGAGATCAGCAACCACCCCGAGCTGATCCGGCGCATGGGCCTGATCGCGATGAACGGGATGATCGAGGCCGACATCTACGGCAACGTGAATTCCACGCACATCATGGGCTCGGCCATCATGAACGGCATTGGTGGATCGGGCGACTTTGCGCGCAATGCCTACCTGTCGATCTTCATGACGCCGTCGCTGGCCAAGAACGGCGCCATTTCGTGCATCGTTCCCATGGCCTCGCATGTGGACCACACCGAGCACGATGTGCAGATCCTCGTCACCGAGCAAGGCCTGGCCGACCTGCGCGGCCATTCGCCCTCGCAGCGCGCCGAGATCATCATCGAACGCTGCGCGCACCCGGACTTCCGGCCCGCGCTGCACGACTACGTGGCCCGCGCAAAACGCGGCGCGGTGGGCCAGCACACGCCGCACCTGCTGAACGAGGCGCTGTCGTGGCACCAGCGCTATGTGGAAACGGGCAGCATGCGCCTGTGA
- a CDS encoding zf-TFIIB domain-containing protein: MTSAPSCPSCRQPMQIHRFTSNQGEPLELDICFACQGLWFDRHENLKLSPASVVELFRVLHEHRTDQHQPLADPMACPRCNTTLAKGFDVVRSGRYMIYRCGRQHGRFSAFSSFMVEKGFVRHMTRPEIDDLAQRVGAIYCTSCGAPVDIRKDHACPYCRAAFSLIDPQAVMRAMEGYAQASARVPAGTPSSPPVDIGDALVALERDRTRAERERHKNAFGHTASAADAGFTGDLLAAGVEMVWALIKTRSH, from the coding sequence ATGACCTCTGCCCCGTCCTGTCCCTCATGCCGCCAGCCCATGCAGATCCACCGGTTCACCAGCAACCAGGGCGAACCGCTGGAGCTGGACATCTGCTTTGCCTGCCAAGGCCTGTGGTTTGACCGGCACGAGAACCTCAAGCTCTCACCCGCATCGGTGGTGGAGCTGTTCCGCGTGCTGCACGAACACCGCACCGACCAGCACCAGCCACTGGCCGACCCCATGGCCTGCCCGCGCTGCAACACCACGCTGGCCAAGGGCTTTGACGTGGTGCGCAGCGGGCGCTACATGATCTACCGGTGCGGGCGCCAGCACGGGCGTTTCAGCGCCTTCTCGTCCTTCATGGTCGAAAAAGGCTTTGTGCGCCACATGACGCGCCCCGAGATCGACGACCTGGCCCAGCGCGTGGGCGCCATCTACTGCACCAGCTGCGGCGCACCGGTGGACATCCGCAAGGACCACGCCTGCCCCTACTGCCGCGCCGCGTTTTCGCTTATCGACCCGCAGGCCGTCATGCGCGCAATGGAGGGCTACGCGCAGGCCAGCGCCCGGGTGCCTGCGGGCACGCCGTCGTCCCCGCCGGTCGACATTGGCGATGCCCTGGTGGCCCTGGAGCGCGACCGCACGCGGGCAGAGCGCGAGCGGCATAAAAATGCGTTCGGCCACACTGCCAGCGCTGCGGATGCCGGGTTCACGGGCGACCTGCTGGCGGCGGGGGTGGAGATGGTCTGGGCGTTGATCAAAACCAGAAGCCACTGA
- a CDS encoding class I SAM-dependent methyltransferase: MPQPPPPSRRRPAHPQRARATPAQHGDCGTDQPCLLERAQLHAVPSTLLIPLAARAHGGRYFAWLACQDAVATRLLAGLGANVNAYLDDLPTVLNVLWRTRAIKEAGRAFFAEHPQALGVNLGCGLTHYFQWLDTGANRWLDADLPEVMALREQLLPLHCPRAQQARVDLAQPGWWKRLGLPGKAGTHPVLLVCEGVLMYLQPGQVQAVLAEFAQCAPPGSRMVLDVLTRQAVGHAATHPSVGRTGAEFCWGVGRMAELEQVHPRLTLLREQSVAECYGWTGIALDMLWRPWLGAPLYGMATLGVDADR, encoded by the coding sequence ATGCCTCAGCCGCCGCCCCCGAGCCGACGCCGCCCCGCCCACCCGCAGCGCGCACGGGCCACCCCCGCGCAACACGGTGACTGCGGCACCGACCAACCCTGCCTGCTGGAGCGCGCCCAGCTCCACGCGGTACCCAGCACCCTGCTCATCCCCCTGGCCGCCCGCGCGCATGGCGGGCGGTACTTTGCCTGGCTGGCTTGCCAGGACGCGGTGGCCACCCGCCTGCTGGCCGGGCTGGGGGCCAACGTCAATGCGTACCTGGACGACCTGCCCACCGTGCTCAACGTGCTGTGGCGCACGCGCGCCATCAAGGAGGCCGGGCGTGCCTTCTTTGCAGAGCACCCGCAGGCACTGGGCGTCAACCTGGGCTGTGGGCTGACGCACTATTTTCAGTGGCTCGACACGGGCGCCAACCGTTGGCTCGATGCCGACCTGCCCGAGGTGATGGCGCTGCGCGAGCAGCTGCTGCCACTGCACTGCCCGCGTGCGCAGCAGGCGCGCGTGGATCTGGCGCAGCCCGGCTGGTGGAAGCGGCTGGGGCTGCCCGGCAAAGCCGGCACGCACCCGGTGCTGCTGGTGTGCGAGGGCGTATTGATGTACCTGCAGCCCGGGCAGGTGCAGGCCGTGCTGGCAGAGTTTGCGCAGTGCGCGCCGCCGGGCTCGCGCATGGTGCTGGACGTGCTCACCCGCCAGGCCGTGGGGCATGCAGCCACCCACCCCAGCGTGGGGCGCACGGGCGCAGAATTCTGCTGGGGCGTGGGCCGCATGGCCGAGCTGGAACAGGTGCACCCGCGCCTGACGCTGCTGCGCGAGCAGAGCGTGGCGGAGTGCTACGGCTGGACAGGCATTGCGCTGGACATGCTGTGGCGCCCCTGGCTGGGCGCGCCGCTTTATGGCATGGCCACACTCGGGGTGGACGCCGACCGCTGA
- the ubiM gene encoding 5-demethoxyubiquinol-8 5-hydroxylase UbiM, protein MTPHSDVLIVGAGPAGLSLVISLAQAGFTATVVEQQADTALAQPAPDGREIALTHPSRATLQRLGTWAHLAHHEVGQIAQAQVHDGPLGHHSALQLDAASGSHGGAAETAPGALGFIVPNHALRRSAYAVAARTPGVRIITRAQVTRVATLGAQAELDYVAADDSAAAPRRLCAPLLVAADSRFSATRRQLGMGAQMTDFGRTVIVCRMRHTLPHGGVAHECFGYERTLAVLPLPDDPVGGHPLCSVVVTAAAADAAALMALSPEAFAAQVQAQFGARLGPMQLEGERHAYPLVAVYAQRFAGPRCALLGDAAVGMHPVTAHGYNLGLAGVERLTAALVDARQRGQDIGSADALAAYARAHHRHAWPIYQGTNAIVRLYTDPRPVPRLLRQWVLQGARRLPPLQAAIVGQLTGRPPAWARWLAP, encoded by the coding sequence ATGACCCCTCACAGCGACGTTCTCATCGTCGGCGCCGGCCCGGCAGGCCTGTCGCTGGTCATTTCCCTGGCGCAGGCCGGTTTCACCGCCACGGTGGTGGAGCAGCAGGCCGACACCGCACTGGCGCAGCCCGCACCGGACGGGCGCGAGATTGCGCTGACCCACCCCAGCCGCGCCACGCTGCAGCGGCTGGGCACCTGGGCGCACCTGGCCCACCACGAGGTGGGCCAGATCGCCCAGGCCCAGGTGCACGACGGCCCGCTGGGCCACCACAGTGCGCTGCAGCTGGACGCGGCCAGCGGCTCCCACGGTGGCGCGGCGGAAACGGCGCCCGGCGCGCTGGGCTTCATCGTGCCCAACCACGCACTGCGCCGCAGTGCCTACGCGGTGGCAGCCCGCACGCCGGGCGTGCGCATCATTACCCGCGCCCAGGTTACCCGCGTAGCCACGCTGGGTGCGCAGGCCGAGTTGGATTACGTGGCGGCCGACGACAGCGCCGCCGCGCCCCGGCGCCTGTGTGCCCCGCTGCTGGTGGCGGCGGACAGCCGCTTCTCTGCCACGCGCCGCCAGCTGGGCATGGGCGCGCAGATGACCGACTTTGGCCGCACGGTCATCGTCTGCCGCATGCGCCACACCCTGCCCCATGGCGGTGTGGCGCATGAGTGTTTTGGCTACGAACGCACGCTGGCCGTGCTGCCCCTGCCCGACGACCCGGTGGGCGGGCACCCCTTGTGCTCGGTGGTGGTCACGGCCGCTGCCGCCGACGCCGCCGCGCTGATGGCGCTCAGCCCCGAGGCCTTTGCGGCGCAGGTGCAGGCCCAGTTCGGCGCACGGCTGGGGCCCATGCAGCTGGAGGGCGAGCGCCACGCCTACCCGCTGGTCGCCGTGTATGCCCAGCGATTTGCCGGCCCGCGCTGCGCCCTGCTGGGCGATGCCGCCGTGGGCATGCACCCGGTGACGGCCCATGGCTACAACCTGGGCCTGGCGGGGGTGGAGCGGCTGACCGCCGCCCTGGTGGACGCCCGCCAGCGCGGGCAGGACATCGGCAGCGCCGACGCGCTGGCCGCGTATGCCCGCGCCCACCACCGCCACGCCTGGCCCATCTACCAGGGCACCAACGCCATCGTGCGGCTGTACACCGACCCGCGCCCCGTGCCGCGCCTGCTGCGCCAGTGGGTGCTGCAGGGCGCGCGGCGCCTGCCGCCGCTGCAGGCCGCCATCGTGGGGCAGCTGACAGGGCGCCCGCCGGCCTGGGCGCGGTGGCTGGCGCCGTAG
- a CDS encoding BCCT family transporter — MELLISAGLILAIVLWGVLAPDSLGAVFDTALAAITRNFGWFYLWVVLGLVVMALVLAFSRYGDLKLGQEDDEPEFSIGAWFAMLFAAGMGIGLVFWGVAEPISHYGAPPPGIAAHTPEAANAAMRYSFFHWGLHPWAVYSIVALAIAFFQFRKGGSALVSTAVMALPWAPLQRIGPLVNILAVIATAFGVAASLGMGALQINSGLHGAFGLPVGAASQVGIIVVTTVLFLASAVTGVTRGIKWLSSINLVVASLLALAVFVLGPTVAIIDTFTNTLGSYLTEFVRMSLRMTPFRDSGWVGGWTVFYWAWWVSWSPFVGLFIARVSRGRTIREFILGTVLAPTLAAFVWFSVFGGTALHMEIMQGIPLAEAVKADVSTALFAMFNALPWGAVMSFVATLLVLVFFVTSGDSATLVLGMMSTGGQENPSARVKIIWGVLVSGIAISLLLAGGVKAVQTATIVFALPFTGVILLMALALWRGVKADWEADERRDRALRRRMREMVASPGSEAPNAPTRRAP, encoded by the coding sequence ATGGAACTTCTCATCTCGGCGGGGCTGATCCTCGCCATCGTGCTCTGGGGGGTGCTTGCGCCCGATTCGCTGGGCGCCGTGTTCGACACGGCCCTGGCGGCCATCACGCGCAACTTTGGCTGGTTCTACCTGTGGGTGGTGCTGGGGCTGGTGGTGATGGCGCTGGTGCTGGCCTTCAGCCGCTATGGCGACCTGAAGCTGGGCCAGGAGGACGACGAGCCCGAGTTCTCCATCGGCGCCTGGTTTGCCATGCTGTTTGCGGCAGGCATGGGCATTGGCCTGGTGTTCTGGGGCGTGGCGGAGCCCATCTCGCACTACGGTGCGCCACCGCCGGGCATTGCAGCCCACACGCCCGAAGCGGCCAACGCGGCCATGCGCTACAGCTTCTTCCACTGGGGGCTGCACCCCTGGGCGGTGTACAGCATCGTGGCGCTGGCGATTGCGTTCTTTCAGTTCCGCAAGGGCGGCTCGGCGCTGGTCAGCACCGCGGTCATGGCCCTGCCCTGGGCGCCGCTGCAGCGCATTGGCCCGCTGGTCAACATCCTGGCGGTGATCGCCACCGCGTTTGGCGTGGCCGCGTCGCTGGGCATGGGGGCGCTGCAGATCAATAGCGGGCTGCACGGCGCGTTCGGGCTGCCGGTGGGGGCCGCGTCGCAGGTGGGCATCATCGTAGTGACCACGGTGCTGTTTCTGGCGTCGGCGGTGACGGGCGTGACACGCGGCATCAAGTGGCTGTCCAGCATCAATCTGGTGGTGGCGTCGCTCTTGGCGCTGGCGGTGTTTGTGCTGGGGCCCACGGTGGCCATCATTGACACCTTCACCAACACGCTGGGCAGCTACCTCACCGAGTTTGTGCGCATGAGCCTGCGCATGACGCCCTTTCGCGACAGCGGCTGGGTGGGCGGCTGGACGGTGTTTTACTGGGCCTGGTGGGTGAGCTGGTCGCCGTTTGTGGGCCTGTTCATTGCACGCGTATCGCGCGGGCGCACCATCCGCGAATTCATTCTGGGCACCGTGCTGGCGCCCACGCTGGCGGCGTTTGTGTGGTTCTCGGTGTTTGGCGGCACGGCGCTGCACATGGAGATCATGCAGGGCATCCCGCTGGCCGAAGCCGTCAAGGCCGATGTATCGACCGCGCTGTTTGCCATGTTCAACGCCCTGCCCTGGGGCGCCGTGATGTCGTTTGTGGCCACGCTGCTGGTGCTGGTGTTCTTTGTCACATCGGGCGACTCGGCCACGCTGGTGCTGGGCATGATGAGCACCGGCGGGCAGGAGAACCCGTCGGCCCGCGTCAAGATCATCTGGGGCGTGCTGGTGTCCGGCATTGCCATCAGCCTGCTGCTGGCGGGCGGCGTGAAGGCGGTGCAGACCGCCACCATCGTGTTCGCGCTGCCGTTCACCGGCGTCATCCTGCTGATGGCGCTGGCACTGTGGCGCGGCGTGAAGGCCGACTGGGAAGCCGATGAACGCCGGGACCGCGCACTGCGGCGGCGCATGCGCGAGATGGTGGCAAGCCCCGGCAGCGAGGCACCCAACGCCCCCACCCGACGGGCGCCGTGA
- a CDS encoding alpha/beta fold hydrolase: MTSTPSPSAASALQATSSFYGEHPAMRLLRAGLGATERLWPALAVRAAYRLFGTPLPLRRPGRSAAPGADWRTERWPFEDAEITVYTPRAQPHGPAVLLLHGWGGHARQMLPLAQALAARGLRPVLLDLPAHGGSRGRVSNLPQFARAIEYATARLHTQALAPAAVVAHSLAANAAAHAASRGLATGRLVLLAPPASPHEYTRLFAQVFGLTERTRAAMQRRIEAREGILMRQFEPPAVGPRIALPTLVVHDRGDRINRFADGESYRDHIAGATLLATEGLGHRKILQQAEVLHAVAGFVADGVASAAAPAAAAR; encoded by the coding sequence ATGACCTCCACCCCCTCCCCGTCTGCCGCCTCGGCCTTGCAGGCCACCTCCAGCTTTTACGGCGAGCACCCCGCCATGCGTCTGCTGCGCGCGGGCCTGGGCGCCACCGAGCGGCTGTGGCCTGCGCTGGCCGTGCGTGCGGCCTACCGGCTGTTCGGCACGCCGCTTCCGCTGCGCCGGCCCGGGCGCAGCGCGGCGCCGGGCGCAGACTGGCGCACCGAGCGCTGGCCGTTTGAAGACGCCGAGATCACCGTCTACACCCCGCGAGCCCAACCCCACGGCCCTGCCGTTCTGCTGCTGCACGGCTGGGGCGGCCATGCGCGCCAGATGCTGCCGCTGGCCCAGGCCCTGGCCGCGCGCGGCCTGCGCCCGGTGCTGCTGGATTTGCCCGCGCACGGCGGCAGCCGCGGCCGGGTCAGCAACCTGCCGCAGTTCGCCCGCGCCATCGAATACGCCACCGCCCGCCTGCATACGCAGGCATTGGCGCCCGCTGCCGTGGTGGCGCATTCGCTGGCCGCCAACGCCGCTGCGCACGCCGCCAGCCGGGGCCTGGCCACGGGGCGGCTGGTGCTGCTGGCACCGCCCGCATCTCCGCACGAATACACGCGGCTGTTTGCGCAGGTGTTCGGGCTGACCGAGCGCACGCGCGCGGCGATGCAGCGGCGCATCGAGGCGCGGGAGGGCATCCTGATGCGCCAGTTCGAGCCCCCGGCCGTGGGCCCACGCATTGCATTGCCCACGCTGGTGGTGCACGACCGGGGTGACCGCATCAACCGCTTTGCCGATGGGGAGTCCTACCGCGACCACATTGCCGGCGCCACGCTGCTGGCCACCGAAGGCCTGGGCCACCGCAAGATCCTGCAGCAGGCCGAGGTGCTGCACGCGGTGGCCGGTTTTGTGGCCGACGGCGTGGCGTCCGCAGCGGCCCCGGCGGCCGCCGCCCGCTGA
- a CDS encoding helix-turn-helix domain-containing protein, with the protein MDAKTQKAELTRAAIVGAALDLAAAEGLESITLQAVADRVGLSKSGVFSRAGSREALQKAVIEEFGRRFLADVFVPAMQQPKGLPRLNDIVRRWIARTRDVEAFTGCIYTAGAFELDDREGELRDLLHSEITRWRAALRRTVVQAIDAGHLPAGTPPDQLVGEIYSMIMGLLHDVRFLRDPQAVPRTEASWGRLLKSYANDTPAPAR; encoded by the coding sequence ATGGACGCGAAAACCCAAAAGGCCGAACTCACCCGCGCCGCCATCGTCGGCGCCGCGCTGGACCTGGCTGCGGCCGAGGGGCTGGAGTCGATCACGCTGCAGGCGGTGGCGGACCGCGTGGGCTTGTCCAAGAGCGGCGTCTTCTCGCGTGCTGGCTCGCGCGAGGCGCTGCAGAAGGCGGTGATCGAGGAGTTTGGCCGGCGCTTTCTGGCCGATGTGTTCGTGCCCGCCATGCAGCAGCCCAAGGGTCTGCCGCGGCTCAACGACATCGTGCGGCGCTGGATCGCCCGCACGCGCGATGTGGAGGCCTTCACCGGCTGCATCTACACGGCCGGCGCCTTCGAGCTGGACGACCGCGAGGGCGAGCTGCGCGACCTGCTGCACAGCGAGATCACGCGCTGGCGCGCTGCGCTGCGCCGCACGGTGGTCCAGGCCATCGATGCCGGGCACCTGCCCGCCGGCACACCGCCCGACCAGCTGGTGGGCGAGATCTATTCCATGATCATGGGCCTGCTGCACGACGTGCGCTTTTTGCGCGACCCGCAGGCCGTGCCGCGCACCGAGGCGTCGTGGGGGCGCCTGCTGAAAAGTTATGCCAACGACACCCCGGCCCCCGCTCGCTGA
- a CDS encoding acetoacetate--CoA ligase: protein METTAHTPPPFIPQIRLYRNWLRDQRGLQFDSYDALWRWSTTDLDAFWQSVWDYFEIESPTPHTAVLAHNTMPGAQWFPGAQVNYARQVLRHVDAAHAAGLPAIISRNEKGQHRELSWPELRRQVASLALHLKAQGVQPGDRVAAYLPNVPEAMVAFLATVSIGGVWSICAPDMGTHAVLDRFRQIEPKVLISVDGVTYGGRDHDRTGVLAELRAALPSVQHVVLLGNLDASVLIAGCATWASATDQNDAQTAAFEPMWLPFDHPLWIVYSSGTTGLPKPIVHGHGGTVLVALQLKVLHNDIGCSYAPNSLGERYHWYSSTGWVMWNAQLSGLLSGTTCVIYDGNPGGSKDNPDWGVLWRFAAETGVTFFGAGAAFFANCMKAGITLADYGDLSRIRALGTTGSPLSPEVQQWGTAQFEALGTHDIWWNNISGGTDFCGAFIGGNREMPQVPGEMQCRMLGAAVESWNAEGLPVMSEVGELVCAQPIPSMPLYLWGDKDGSRYLSSYFDMYPAGHGRQPGGGDGPASMGAVWRHGDWLKIGANGGCVIYGRSDATINRHGLRMGTSEIYSAVESLPEVLDSLVVDLEYLGRESYMPLFVVLRPGSVLDDALRGRINGAVRTALSPRFVPDDIFAVAEVPRTLSGKKQELPIKKLLLGQPIEKVVNKDAMANPACLDWYVAFAAQRHAAGGGQPG, encoded by the coding sequence ATGGAGACAACAGCACACACCCCGCCGCCCTTCATTCCCCAGATCCGCCTGTACCGGAACTGGCTGCGCGACCAGCGCGGCCTGCAGTTCGACAGTTACGACGCGCTCTGGCGCTGGTCCACCACCGATCTGGACGCCTTCTGGCAAAGCGTGTGGGACTATTTCGAGATCGAGTCGCCCACGCCCCACACGGCCGTGCTGGCCCACAACACCATGCCCGGTGCGCAGTGGTTTCCGGGCGCCCAGGTCAACTACGCGCGCCAGGTGTTGCGGCATGTGGATGCCGCGCACGCCGCGGGCCTGCCCGCCATCATCAGCCGCAATGAAAAAGGTCAGCACCGTGAACTCTCCTGGCCCGAGCTGCGCCGCCAGGTCGCGTCGCTTGCGCTGCACCTCAAGGCCCAGGGCGTGCAGCCCGGCGACCGCGTGGCCGCCTACCTGCCCAACGTGCCCGAGGCCATGGTCGCCTTCCTGGCCACCGTGAGCATCGGCGGCGTGTGGAGCATCTGCGCGCCCGACATGGGCACGCACGCAGTGCTCGACCGCTTCCGCCAGATCGAGCCCAAGGTGCTCATCAGCGTGGACGGCGTGACCTACGGCGGGCGCGACCACGACCGCACCGGCGTGCTGGCCGAGCTGCGCGCCGCGCTGCCCAGCGTGCAGCATGTGGTGCTGCTGGGCAACCTTGATGCTTCTGTTTTGATAGCTGGTTGCGCAACCTGGGCAAGCGCTACAGACCAAAATGATGCTCAAACCGCAGCGTTCGAGCCGATGTGGCTGCCGTTTGACCACCCGCTGTGGATCGTCTATTCCAGCGGCACTACCGGCCTGCCCAAGCCGATCGTGCACGGCCATGGCGGCACGGTGCTGGTGGCGCTGCAGCTCAAGGTGCTGCACAACGACATCGGCTGCAGCTACGCGCCCAACAGCCTGGGCGAGCGCTACCACTGGTACAGCTCCACCGGCTGGGTGATGTGGAACGCGCAGCTCAGCGGCCTGCTCTCGGGCACCACCTGCGTGATCTACGACGGCAACCCTGGCGGCAGCAAAGACAACCCGGACTGGGGCGTACTGTGGCGCTTTGCGGCCGAAACGGGCGTGACCTTTTTCGGTGCGGGCGCGGCGTTTTTTGCGAACTGCATGAAGGCGGGCATCACGCTGGCCGACTACGGCGACCTGAGTCGGATCCGCGCGCTGGGCACCACGGGATCGCCGCTGTCGCCCGAGGTGCAGCAATGGGGCACGGCGCAGTTCGAGGCGCTGGGCACCCATGACATCTGGTGGAACAACATCTCCGGCGGCACCGATTTTTGCGGCGCCTTCATCGGCGGCAACCGCGAGATGCCGCAGGTGCCCGGCGAGATGCAGTGCCGCATGCTGGGCGCTGCCGTCGAGTCCTGGAACGCCGAAGGCCTGCCGGTGATGAGCGAGGTGGGCGAGCTGGTCTGCGCGCAACCCATTCCGTCGATGCCGCTCTACCTGTGGGGCGACAAGGACGGCAGCCGCTACCTGTCGAGCTACTTCGACATGTACCCCGCAGGCCACGGCCGACAGCCCGGCGGAGGCGACGGCCCCGCCAGCATGGGCGCGGTCTGGCGCCACGGCGACTGGCTCAAGATCGGCGCCAACGGCGGCTGCGTGATCTACGGCCGCAGCGACGCCACCATCAACCGCCACGGCCTGCGCATGGGCACGAGCGAGATCTACAGCGCGGTGGAATCACTGCCCGAAGTGCTCGACAGCCTGGTGGTGGACCTGGAATACCTGGGCCGCGAAAGCTACATGCCGCTGTTTGTGGTGCTGCGCCCTGGCAGCGTGCTGGACGACGCGCTGCGCGGGCGCATCAACGGCGCGGTGCGCACGGCGCTGAGCCCGCGGTTTGTGCCCGACGACATCTTTGCCGTGGCCGAGGTGCCCCGTACCCTGAGCGGCAAGAAGCAGGAGCTGCCCATCAAGAAGCTGCTGCTGGGCCAGCCCATCGAGAAGGTGGTGAACAAGGACGCCATGGCCAACCCGGCGTGCCTGGACTGGTACGTGGCGTTTGCGGCCCAGCGCCATGCCGCGGGCGGGGGCCAGCCCGGCTGA
- the pssA gene encoding CDP-diacylglycerol--serine O-phosphatidyltransferase — MTTPSHPKRFSMIREFHLADWFTLGNAVCGVGALFSTMTYLETSDVRHVYFACALVLAALIFDVFDGRIARWRQKSSAMGRELDSLADVISFGVAPAIIAYGCGMQGLYDRIVLAYFVACGVSRLARYNVTAETLSGDDGKVKYFEGTPIPTSIVLVGLMALAAYLGAVRENLWFGQVMLGGFVLHPLVLVFAVSGSLMISRIRIPKL; from the coding sequence ATGACCACCCCTTCCCACCCCAAGCGTTTTTCGATGATCCGCGAGTTCCACCTGGCCGACTGGTTCACGCTGGGCAATGCCGTGTGCGGCGTGGGCGCGCTGTTCTCGACCATGACCTACCTGGAAACCAGCGACGTGCGGCACGTGTATTTTGCCTGCGCGCTGGTGCTGGCCGCGCTGATCTTCGATGTGTTCGACGGCCGCATTGCGCGATGGCGCCAGAAGAGTTCGGCCATGGGCCGCGAACTCGATTCGCTGGCCGACGTGATCTCGTTCGGTGTGGCGCCCGCCATCATTGCCTACGGCTGCGGCATGCAGGGGCTGTACGACCGCATCGTGCTGGCGTACTTTGTGGCCTGCGGCGTGTCGCGCCTGGCGCGCTACAACGTCACGGCCGAAACGCTGTCGGGCGACGATGGCAAGGTTAAATACTTTGAGGGCACGCCCATCCCCACCTCCATCGTGCTGGTGGGGCTCATGGCACTGGCAGCCTACCTGGGCGCCGTGCGCGAGAACCTGTGGTTTGGCCAGGTGATGCTGGGTGGTTTTGTGCTGCACCCGCTGGTGCTGGTGTTTGCGGTGTCGGGCTCGCTGATGATCAGCCGCATCAGGATTCCCAAGCTCTGA